A segment of the Leptospirillum ferriphilum genome:
GCTCCTGTCCCGGACCTTTCGCCGGGCGGTTTCCCTTCGCAAGAAACCCTTCCGAATCCGTTTCGGGGAAAACTTTCTGGAAGTTCTCCCGGATCCGGGACATTCCGGAGAGATTCGTCTTCATCTTTTCGAGCAGGTCGGCTGGCGTCTCGTGGATGTGACCCTGAAAGGAAAAGGTTCCCCTCTCGAGGAAGGACCCGGAGGGCGACTCGTCACCGGACCGGGGCCCGGCGACTGGGCCTGGTATTTGTCTTATCCGGAGTTGTCCCTGAAGGGAAAGGTCGGCCGCATCCAGTCCGATGGACAGGTGCACTGGACCCCGGTCACCGGCGTCGCCTGGTTCGATCACGAATGGACCGGAGCCCTGCTTGGGAAAGGGCAGACCGGATGGATCTGGCTTGGAGCGCGGCTCTCCGGAAAAGGCGATCTCATGGCCTTTCAGATGCAGAAAAAAGACCGGCCGGACCGTTTTCAGGGAGGAACCTACCGGATGACCGTTCACAGCGGAAACCGGACAGTGTGGCTCTCTCCTTCCGATCTGACATTTCATGTCCTCTCCTACTGGAAAAGTCCCCGGACGGGAATTTGTTACCCTTCCCGCCTGAAGCTGGACGTGAAGTCCCTCAACACCTCCTGGCGCATTGACCCTGTGATGAAGGATCAGGAACTCACGGGGAGACCCGATTACTGGGAGGGAGCGGTCAGCCTCCGGGATTCGGCCTCGGGAGAACGGGAGGGAGAAGGGTATCTTGAACTGACCGGATTTCCTGTTTCGAAAGGACCCTGCCCCTAGTGCCAGCGGATTTTTGCTGCCAGAAGGGCCGCGGAAAGCAGGAATGTCATCGCGTTATAAAAAATGACCGGCGGAGAGTGCACAATCCATCCATAGACGAGCCATAGAAAAACCCCCAGGGTGAAAAGCCCGTACATGGAAACCGACAGGCTCCGGGTGTCGCGGGTTTTCAGGACCTTGACGATCTGCGGGAGAAAAGACACCGTGGTCAGGGCTCCCGCCAGAAATCCGATCATGTTGGCCGGATCGATGCCATGGAAAAATGTCATGGGAGGGAATCGAGAAAGGATGGGCGTTTTATATTCAAAAGGACGACAGACCGGATGATCCTCGTGGGGGTCCATCCCTTTCTGGTCCACCTGCTG
Coding sequences within it:
- a CDS encoding carotenoid 1,2-hydratase encodes the protein MNDVRKPVLFRRIWTVLAIGFLFSASVVSPAQATENDSPEGVFRNHGSYPIEWWYLTGRIRIPGHPRRDGFEGTFFRFNTSWQHPAGRPPSPWEPSRVLSFHGAYSDTLHHRFRSTELLSRTFRRAVSLRKKPFRIRFGENFLEVLPDPGHSGEIRLHLFEQVGWRLVDVTLKGKGSPLEEGPGGRLVTGPGPGDWAWYLSYPELSLKGKVGRIQSDGQVHWTPVTGVAWFDHEWTGALLGKGQTGWIWLGARLSGKGDLMAFQMQKKDRPDRFQGGTYRMTVHSGNRTVWLSPSDLTFHVLSYWKSPRTGICYPSRLKLDVKSLNTSWRIDPVMKDQELTGRPDYWEGAVSLRDSASGEREGEGYLELTGFPVSKGPCP
- a CDS encoding SemiSWEET family sugar transporter codes for the protein MTFFHGIDPANMIGFLAGALTTVSFLPQIVKVLKTRDTRSLSVSMYGLFTLGVFLWLVYGWIVHSPPVIFYNAMTFLLSAALLAAKIRWH